One Penaeus vannamei isolate JL-2024 chromosome 38, ASM4276789v1, whole genome shotgun sequence genomic window, GCATAGtcctttggcttgactcccactgcgagcaattccacttgagaatcattcatgcccattcttctcatccacagggctattttgataattgttcaatgaaaatataaccattaaagtaattattttccatccttattgaaatttgaaaagaccaaaatgaatattataccccatgtgctttttccaaaataGAGTCgaatttttgtgacgtcatcaaaatcagacgCCATCACTTCTCatggagttgctactgatctagcttttCCCTAGATTTATGGCGCGTGGACAGGCAGAACAGCCAGTTCTGGAACCTACAGACAAGGAGATTAATCGAGCGCATAGACTTaatgagttacgggagtcagtaaaaataatgaaagaggaagaagggagtgagtatATGTGTTTTTAGGCAAAAAGGAGGGCATACATTTCTGTAGTACGGACACTACGGGAATTATAtttctgagggagggagggtgaatttGAAAGTGCGAGTTGGGAAGGCTACTGCGAAACCAGCTCCGTAGGTGGATTTGGAGCCATCAGCGTAAACATGAATGGAGGCTTGGTCAAGGGAATGGGTGATAACGGCTACATTGCGTTTTGGAGAATTTGAAGGGGGAGCTAGGGGGTGAGATAAGGAATTAGAGGGGGTGTTGATGTAGTATCAGGATGTGgaggatctggggaagggcatagttgtgacatggattcacgtgtgtatccaggagggagaggaagggatagaggggatggagggagggttgtAGTTGGAACTGAggaggatgggttgtgttgggagtagGAGGAACAGGTGTAGGGGGAGTATGAATAGGATGAGGATTGATATCGgcagtagttggagttgagggggatgggttatGCTGGGAGAGAGTAGCATGAAGGAGTGtaaggggaatatgagtaggagaaggatggatatcggcagtcggCAAAGTTTCAGCAGTAGAGCTGGTTGGAGAGTTTTGCAAgagaaaggttttcttatgaggggggggaagaggagactggtgtctggggagcaaaggtaaaggtaggtggaggtgagtatGTGTTAGGAGAAGAAACGGTGGAACGTATAGTCcgtctgctgcgggtagtgcggggagggagaggggaaggtgttggggctgtagttgagatcggagtgtctggatttagagtggcaaaagaatttgaagttaaagtggggaagtaagtaggtataggggagggtgtaggagcattttgggaaggagggggaggggcagaacgAGCGACATCATTAGagtagggagtaagagaaaaacctcgtcgacgtgcttcctgtttGGCTTCACGCAAAATGAGACCAAGTCTGTATCTAAGAGTGACCATCCgagactcaaacttgtaggtgggacagcctctataaaatacatagttggggccgccgcagttagcgcATGTGCGCGATTGTggagagcagtttgatcggttatgaccaggttgggcacatagggggAATCGGGCTGTGGaatggcagtgtttggcaggatgtccaaagcaccaacagttttgacattgacggggaggaagTTGGTATGGTAGGACAGGGGATtatccaccaatgtagatatgaAAAGGAAGGTCAAGTGTACGGACAGTACACatgttggcaatgttggtgggagGATTCTtacgatgacctctaggaggaatggggTAGCAATGAACTGATATCACACCAAGATCCTTGAAGAAGCAGGCGAATAAGTCTTCCCGACAATCTGACCCATCTTTGGTATCGATAGGGCAATTTgtacagttccggtacaagtatcaggagttgggtgaggttctgcaagaatggggttgccagagagatcttagatttgataatgctatagcttcagtttcagatgtaactgttaTGAGACGGGAATGATCGGGTAGGGtacagaaagggactctgcccacttgctttTGGAGATATTGTTGTTAGAGAAAAGTGTTGCATGAGTAAGGAGCTGTggagggatcacgaaaaatctgtcccatttggctgggctaaatagagtatttgtTGAGCTAGGGTGGTAGGACGGGGAAGTGTGCAAGGGAGTATtattgaggggggtagtattacggagaagtggagaataaggttgtaaggtagtaataaggggggatggggtgtttgatgaaggttgtgggggtagaggtgaagttgaggaagttgggagcgTAGGAATGTCTCCTGGAGACTCAGTctcgacttgggtggataatgtaCTAGTACGCATTGAGTGCTGGGTGGGTACTAGCtgtagtgttcagagtcgtggtcaaaggaaagCCTGGGACTGGGGAACCGGGCGAGATTGAATAGATGGGTCTATTTGATAAGAGGCAAGCCCCATTGCTCCTAATAAGGGTATTacgtcttcattactggccatgggaagccttgactatGTTGGGGAAAGAATCAGTCCACCCTCAGGGgccccttgaggggtaagggctagtcAACTAAAACATAGGAATACCGTGCCTATGGGTCCCTCAGGCCAtgcaggactggcacaaagtcagcctttca contains:
- the LOC138859826 gene encoding uncharacterized protein, which codes for MRTSTLSTQVETESPGDIPTLPTSSTSPLPPQPSSNTPSPLITTLQPYSPLLRNTTPLNNTPLHTSPSYHPSSTNTLFSPAKWDRFFVIPPQLLTHATLFSNNNISKNLSGNPILAEPHPTPDTCTGTVQIALSIPKMEVIVRILPPTLPTCVLSVHLTFLFISTLVDNPLSYHTNFLPVNVKTVGALDILPNTAIPQPDSPYVPNLVITDQTALHNRAHALTAAAPTMYFIEAVPPTSLSLGWSLLDTDLVSFCVKPNRKHVDEHNPSPSTPTTADINPHPIHTPPTPVPPTPNTTHPPQFQLQPSLHPLYPFLSLLDTHVNPCHNYALPQILHILILHQHPL